Part of the Chloroflexota bacterium genome is shown below.
GATCTTCGACAAAGCAGGCATGGCGTATCCCGACGATACCTGGAGTTGGGATGAATACCAGGACGCGCTGCTCCGGCTCACGGACCGTCCCAACAGCGTCTATGGCGGCGTTGACATGAGTTGGGCCCGCGGCATCTGGAAGATCGTGCAGAACGGCGGCACGGTGGTCGATCCCGCGGATGACCGCCACGCGACGTTCGACGGTCCTGAGGCGATCGAGGCCATGGAGTGGCTGCACGCGCGCTTCCATCAGGATGACAGCATCGTTCACGGCGAAGAGTGGGCGGCGCTGGAGCGCAGCAAGGTGCAGGCCCTCATGCAGGGCACTTTGGCAACCTGGGAAGAGGGCTCCTGGGGCCCGGGGCAGTACTCGGTAGACTTCCCGGAGCAGGTCGATTTCTGGGACGTGGCGCCGTTGCCGCAAGGCCCGGTGGCGCGGGCTACCCAGGGCTCCATCGACGCCTGGGTGCTCTGGGAAGGCACGAAAGACCACGACGCGGCCTGGGACTTCCAGAAGTTCCTGCAGTCCGATACGTATCTGGACCTGCAGTGCCAGATCTCCAGCATCCAGCATCCGCGCGCCTCGATGCAAGACCGGTACATCAACATCATGAGCGAGAACTTCCCGGCGCTGGCGGATAAGAACTTGGACGCGTTCGCGCATCCCGTGCGCGGCAAGTACGCCTGGCCCAACGGCGGCTTGTTCCGCAAGGACTCGGAGGTTTTTGCTCTGCTCGTCGAAGCGTGGACGGCCTCCATCATCGAGGACCGCATCACCGTGGCGGAAGCCTTCACCGACGCCGCCGAGCGCGCCAACGCGCTGATGGCGGAGGGCTAGAAGCTATTCGCCAATATTCGGTTGCTACAGCGGTAGGGGCACGATATATCGTGCCCCTGCGTGAATTGGCCTTGCCTAGCGCCAGGGATTAGGACACATGCTCGTTACGACCTCCGGCCGGTTTCCTATCGTCAGCGACGGCCAGCACCCCTTGCGCGCCGCCGTGGAGGAGTGGCGGGCGCGGGTGACGCCCACCCCTGAGAGCGCGTGGCAAGACCGGGAGTTGCGCACTTTCCAAACGGAGACCCAAGCGGAGTTGCTGGCGGCGCAAGCAGACGCCGGCGTGGACATCCTCGATCCGGGATTCGTGCCGGTATACGATGAGTGGTTTCAGATGGCACGGGTGGTGCCGGACTTGGAAGTCGCCGCCCCGCTCCGCTACCTGGATACCAATACGTATTACCACCATTGGGTCCTGGACAGGTCGCCGACACGCAATGGCGAGAGCCCATTGGTGAGCGCTTACCGCCACGCCGCCTCGCTTACCAGGGAGCCCATTAAGCCCGCGCTCTTTGGGCCGTACACCATCTGGGCCTACGCGGACCGGCAGGGGCAGGGCGACACGCCGGAGGCCTTTGCGGCGCTCGTGGACATGTGGGCGGCGGACGTGGCCGCTCTGGCTGCTGCCGGGGCGCGGTATATTCAGATCGAGGAATCGGTGGTCTTGCGTCCCAAGCATCGGCCTGATTTTCCGCTGGTAGCACAAGCCATCGAGCGCATTGCGCGCGCCGCGCCGGAGACGACCGTAATCGTGCATCTGGCGTGCGGCGAGATTGGCGATCTACTGCAGCCGTTTCTCGCCATCCCCGGCCTGGGCGGGCTGGGCTTGGACTTCACCGACGCCTACCGCGCGCCGAATCTGGCAGCTCTCAAGTCTTGGAGCGGGAATGCCGTTCTCCAGGCCGGTATTGCCGACGCGCGCAGTATCCGTGTGGAAAGCGAGGACGAAGTGCGCGAAACTCTGGCCGCAATTACGTCTGCCGCGCCTGCGGTGAACTGCTGGGCCGCGCCAAGCACCGCGCTGCTGTACCTGCCGCGCCACGCCGCATTCGAGAAACTGACAACGCTGGCGCGCGCCGCTCACCGATTCGGTGGCGAGGAGGCGCAGTAGCCCGCTACCTTTGAAGCAATGGGCAAGCCGAGGCGGCGTGATCAAAGGATAGTCTTGGATAGTGGCTTTCGCTGGTAGCACCGGTTTGAAACCTGTGCTACTGTTGCCCTTGATCATCAATATGAAAGTGTTGTATTAGTAACATGAGTCAGCTCCCGCTCTTACCGATCTCCAGCATCGGCAGCTTGCCCAAGCCGCCCGATCTCTTTCAAGCGGAAATGGCGCCGCTGGAGCAGCAGGATCAAGCATGGATGCGCCAAACCCAAGAGGCGGCGGTGGCGGACTGGCTCGCAATCCAAGAAGGCTTGGGCATCGACGTGCTCGTGGATGGCGAACAGTACCGCCGCTCCATGACGACTTACTTCCTGGAGGGCTGGGGCTGCGCCGACATTGATCCGGACCCGGTGTGGGTACTGGACAATATGTACGGCCAGCGGGCGGTCATTAAGCGTGAGGCAACCGCGCCGCGCTCGTTGCTTCTCAATTGGTACCAATTCGCTGCGGCGCGCGCCAAGCGCGATTTAAAAGTTACCGTTACCGGTTCCTATACCCTGCGGGACTGGGTATTTGATCTCTACTATCCCGACCGCCGCGCGGCGGTGCTCGGCTTGGCGGAGTACGTCCGGGAAGAGGTGCAAGGGCTGGTGGCGGCAGGTGTCCGCTACCTGCAGATCGACGAACCGGCATTCGTCACGCGCTACGATCAACCGGCCGAGCTCGACGTAGCCATTGAAGCCATGCGCCGCATCTGCGTTGGATTGCCTGAGCATGTTACCGTCTTCACGCACATGTGCTATGGGGCATTCCACGAGGTCTATCCCAAGATGCTGGAGCTGCCCGCACATGTCTTCTGCCTGGAGCTGGCGCACGTAGCGCCCGAAATGCTCGACATCCTGCGCGAGCATCCGTTTCCCGCGGACCGCGGCATGGGCTACGGAGTTGTGGACGCGCAAGACCCGCGTGTAGAATCGGTGGAAGAGATCGAAGCGCGCATCCGCCTGGCGCTGGAGTATTTTGCGCCGGAACAGCTCTGGATCAATCCCGATTGCGGCCTGCAGGCTGTTCCTTACGGGTCTGCCGTAGCCAAGCTGGAGAACGTAGTGGAAGCCACCCACCGTGTGCGCCAATCACTGGCTTGAGTGCCGGTATTGCGCAGTTTGCGCGCACCTTGAAAGAGCATACGATCACGCCCTATAGGTAGGCTGTAGCGCGGGGGCTTGTCCCCCTCCAGAGCAAAGAGAAACGGACACGCAAAGGATTAACCTTGTAGCGGCGCAGAGCCTGCCCCGTACTCGATACGGGGTTGCAAACGTGTCCTGAGCCTGTCGAAGGACCTGCACTACCGGGGATA
Proteins encoded:
- a CDS encoding extracellular solute-binding protein; the protein is METDDRKTRLTRRSVLWLGGGTLGAIALAACGQATMPAAPADEAPAEQEAEAKEPEPQVEPVSLDWSLWGDSTWLEAAQAGADQYTADNPNVTVNVIGFKESLAGYITAWLAGSGPDVAMMWGTNLVEAGREGLFINMDEYIKRDNHPMDDYIPFQVGAMNWPETGQFGLPMYINVYVLWYNRQIFDKAGMAYPDDTWSWDEYQDALLRLTDRPNSVYGGVDMSWARGIWKIVQNGGTVVDPADDRHATFDGPEAIEAMEWLHARFHQDDSIVHGEEWAALERSKVQALMQGTLATWEEGSWGPGQYSVDFPEQVDFWDVAPLPQGPVARATQGSIDAWVLWEGTKDHDAAWDFQKFLQSDTYLDLQCQISSIQHPRASMQDRYINIMSENFPALADKNLDAFAHPVRGKYAWPNGGLFRKDSEVFALLVEAWTASIIEDRITVAEAFTDAAERANALMAEG
- a CDS encoding methionine synthase yields the protein MSQLPLLPISSIGSLPKPPDLFQAEMAPLEQQDQAWMRQTQEAAVADWLAIQEGLGIDVLVDGEQYRRSMTTYFLEGWGCADIDPDPVWVLDNMYGQRAVIKREATAPRSLLLNWYQFAAARAKRDLKVTVTGSYTLRDWVFDLYYPDRRAAVLGLAEYVREEVQGLVAAGVRYLQIDEPAFVTRYDQPAELDVAIEAMRRICVGLPEHVTVFTHMCYGAFHEVYPKMLELPAHVFCLELAHVAPEMLDILREHPFPADRGMGYGVVDAQDPRVESVEEIEARIRLALEYFAPEQLWINPDCGLQAVPYGSAVAKLENVVEATHRVRQSLA